Genomic DNA from uncultured Desulfuromusa sp.:
GTTGATGTCTTGTATGATGGCTTCAGTCCCAAGTTAAAAGCCATTATTAATATCGTCGGCACTTTTATTTTTCTGATCCCACTGGCTTATTTGATTATTAGCGGGTCGATCTGGTTTGTCCACGAATCCTATACGATGGGCGAGATCAGCGGTGACCCAGGGGGGTTGACACACACATATCTGATCAAGTCTGTGATTCCGCTCTCTTTTATTTTATTGATTGTATCGGCATTGGGCTTTGTCGTTCGAAATATCCGTATGTATCGTGGCCAGGTATTTCCTTCGCAAGATAAAATTGAAGATAATATTCTTTGATTTTTAAGTTCGTAAAATAAATAGCGATAATGAATAGAAAGAAGCTGTTGTTATGATTGGTTTAATAATGTTTGTTGTCTGCCTGGGATTGCTGTTGCTTGGTTTCCCGGTTGCATTTACTTTTGGGGGAGCTGCTGTTGTTTTTGGACTGATTGCTGAGGGACAGAGCATGTTTGCCATGATGCCTCACCGCATCTGGTCGGTTATGAACAACACGATTCTGATGGCAATTCCACTATTCATTTTTATGGGAATCATTCTCCAGAAATCCAAGTTGGCTGAACGACTTCTTGAATCCATGGGGTTTCTCTTTGGTGAAATGCGTGGTGGTGTCGCTATTTCGACAATTCTGGTTGGAGCGTTATTGGCAGCCTCTACGGGAGTGGTTGGTGCCAGTGTTGTTGCTATGGGTGTTATCTCTCTGCCGGTTATGCTGAAATATAACTACGATAAAAAATTAGCGACCGGGGCAATCTGTGCCGCGGGTACT
This window encodes:
- a CDS encoding TRAP transporter small permease subunit gives rise to the protein MLLKVERILDRFSDIIGWISAALMLVMLVNVFYDAILRYFFRTGSIAMQELEWHIFSVVFLFGISYALKEEGHVRVDVLYDGFSPKLKAIINIVGTFIFLIPLAYLIISGSIWFVHESYTMGEISGDPGGLTHTYLIKSVIPLSFILLIVSALGFVVRNIRMYRGQVFPSQDKIEDNIL